From the genome of Eublepharis macularius isolate TG4126 chromosome 12, MPM_Emac_v1.0, whole genome shotgun sequence, one region includes:
- the LOC129340426 gene encoding thialysine N-epsilon-acetyltransferase-like has protein sequence MACVVRSCAPKDLQDIMRLIKEIAVIYRVPLNEIRTSVEELKDAGFGKQPRFECFVAEVPPQQRSKEGHTLIGYVLSVYTYSTWRGRNLYMDNLYVMPEFRGRRIGKMLMERAAQAAWQQGCAQLRMHVSSEKPENLRFLGKNGGKDLTIEDGWNLFRFQETELRGMAAQSKP, from the exons ATGGCTTGCGTTGTCCGCTCCTGTGCTCCCAAAGATCTCCAGGACATTATGCGTTTAATTAAG GAGATCGCCGTCATTTACAGGGTTCCCTTGAACGAGATCAGAACCAGCGTGGAAG AGCTGAAGGATGCTGGATTTGGGAAGCAGCCCAGGTTCGAGTGTTTTGTGGCCGAGGTCCCCCCCCAGCAAAGAAGCAAGGAAG GTCACACTCTCATTGGATATGTCCTGTCCGTCTACACCTACAGCACCTGGAGAGGAAGAAACCTTTACATGGACAACCTGTATGTCATGCCAGAATTCAGAG GGAGGCGTATTGGGAAGATGCTCATGGAGAGAGCGGCACAG GCAGCTTGGCAGCAAGGGTGCGCCCAGCTCCGAATGCATGTCTCCAGTGAGAAGCCAGAGAATTTAAGATTCCTTGGGAAGAATGGAGGCAAAGATCTCACCATCGAAGACGGCTGGAACCTCTTCCGATTCCAGGAAACGGAGCTACGTGGAATGGCGGCACAGAGCAAACCTTAG
- the LOC129340428 gene encoding thialysine N-epsilon-acetyltransferase-like → MSYIIRPWALTDLKAIMRLIRESASFHKALDQVKTTPEMLRDDGFGKEATFGCLVAEAPPEQTSKEGDTIVGYQFHYLTYCTWDGHILFGEDLYVRPDFRGKGIGSSLLAKAAKIALAKGCSQLRFISANWNQPATDFYTRLGAVNVTSRDKWNLCCIDKEDLQKLVEQARK, encoded by the exons ATGAGCTACATCATCCGCCCCTGGGCCCTGACCGACCTCAAGGCCATCATGCGGCTTATTAGG GAATCTGCTTCTTTTCACAAAGCCTTGGACCAGGTGAAAACCACCCCGGAAA TGCTGAGAGATGATGGCTTTGGGAAAGAGGCCACCTTTGGGTGCCTGGTGGCCGAGGCACCCCCAGAGCAGACAAGCAAAGAGG gtGACACAATTGTTGGTTACCAGTTCCATTATTTAACCTATTGTACGTGGGATGGCCATATTCTCTTTGGCGAAGATCTCTACGTGCGACCAGATTTCAGAG GCAAAGGCATCGGCTCCAGTTTGCTGGCCAAAGCTGCCAAG ATTGCCCTGGCAAAGGGCTGCTCCCAGCTCCGGTTCATTTCAGCCAACTGGAACCAGCCAGCAACGGATTTCTACACCAGGCTGGGAGCTGTGAATGTCACAAGTCGAGACAAGTGGAACCTCTGCTGCATTGACAAGGAGGACCTTCAGAAACTGGTTGAACAAGCGAGAAAATAG
- the LOC129340424 gene encoding thialysine N-epsilon-acetyltransferase-like: MAQAAIRPCRAEDCRQVVRLIRELAEFENLSDQVKISDQEFCEDGFGKDPFYKCLVAEVPPECCSQDGHTIVGYGLYFFTYSTWKGRNVYMEDLYVMPEFRGKGIGKKLMSAIAQIGLEQGCTQMRFAALDWNRSAIAFYLRQGAVDLTATEGWHCFRFEADAMQGLVVGEPGSHQGSTPV, encoded by the exons ATGGCCCAGGCGGCGATCCGGCCGTGCCGCGCCGAGGACTGCCGGCAGGTCGTGCGCCTGATCCGG gaacTGGCCGAGTTTGAGAACCTGTCTGACCAGGTAAAAATCAGTGATCAAG AGTTTTGTGAAGACGGGTTTGGCAAGGACCCCTTCTATAAATGCTTGGTGGCCGAGGTACCCCCAGAGTGCTGCAGTCAAGATG GTCACACAATCGTTGGCTATGGCCTTTATTTCTTCACTTACAGTACATGGAAAGGGAGGAACGTTTACATGGAAGATCTCTACGTTATGCCAGAATTTCGGG GAAAAGGAATCGGGAAGAAGCTCATGAGCGCAATTGCTCAG ATCGGCTTGGAGCAGGGCTGCACCCAGATGCGGTTTGCAGCGCTGGATTGGAACCGCTCGGCCATCGCCTTCTACCTCCGCCAAGGGGCCGTGGACCTGACAGCCACGGAGGGCTGGCACTGCTTCCGCTTTGAGGCAGACGCCATGCAAGGGCTGGTGGTGGGGGAGCCAGGATCACACCAAGGCTCCACACCCGTTTGA
- the LOC129340416 gene encoding asialoglycoprotein receptor 1-like isoform X1 produces MPVTKGLSALQRVCSSGRLALALLVFIGLIGVLTVVFGITGHRAGSDLKRMEAALQRVNRSVSTETAALRQKETEDLKKLVKLDQAVKHLTEAMDKVKTEVQGKIVTLRNTLRTVNCDVQDIKHNRTASKAACCPAGWDSFSRSCYWVSKAEKPWEEAKVDCEDRDAHLATITSYLEQQFVAQRTKPRYAWIGLTNTGAGWQWVDGASYTVRRIDWKPGQPYSHRLGEQRTCAHLHRDGLWNEEHCSRRYNWVCEIDLKG; encoded by the exons ATGCCAGTCACAAAAG GGCTCTCCGCTCTCCAACGTGTCTGCTCCAGCGGCCGCCTAGCTCTGGCCCTGCTGGTATTTATCGGTCTGATTGGGGTCTTGACGGTCGTATTTGGCATCACAG gccacagagctggcagcgaTCTGAAGAGGATGGAGGCGGCTCTCCAGAGGGTCAATCGCTCAGTCTCCACGGAGACGGCCGCCCTGAGGCAGAAGG AGACAGAGGACTTGAAGAAACTAGTCAAGTTGGACCAGGCAGTGAAACACCTGACCGAAGCAATGGACAAAG TGAAGACTGAGGTCCAGGGCAAAATTGTCACACTGCGGAACACCCTTCGGACTGTGAATTGTGACGTGCAGGACATTAAGCACAACCGAACAG CTAGCAAAGCAGCCTGCTGCCCTGCGGGGTGGGATTCCTTCAGCAGGAGCTGCTACTGGGTCTCCAAAGCAGAGAAGCCCTGGGAGGAAGCCAAAGTGGACTGTGAAGACCGCGACGCTCACCTGGCCACCATCACCTCCTACCTCGAGCAA CAATTTGTGGCCCAGCGCACAAAGCCTCGGTATGCATGGATTGGCCTGACCAACACCGGCGCGGGCTGGCAGTGGGTGGATGGGGCTTCCTACACCGTTCGCAGAAT AGACTGGAAACCTGGACAGCCCTATTCTCACAGACTAGGGGAGCAGCGGACATGCGCCCACCTTCACCGGGACGGGCTGTGGAACGAAGAGCATTGCTCACGCCGATACAACTGGGTGTGTGAGATAGACCTCAAGGGCTGA
- the LOC129340416 gene encoding asialoglycoprotein receptor 1-like isoform X2 gives MPVTKGLSALQRVCSSGRLALALLVFIGLIGVLTVVFGITGHRAGSDLKRMEAALQRVNRSVSTETAALRQKETEDLKKLVKLDQAVKHLTEAMDKVKTEVQGKIVTLRNTLRTVNCDVQDIKHNRTASKAACCPAGWDSFSRSCYWVSKAEKPWEEAKVDCEDRDAHLATITSYLEQQFVAQRTKPRDWKPGQPYSHRLGEQRTCAHLHRDGLWNEEHCSRRYNWVCEIDLKG, from the exons ATGCCAGTCACAAAAG GGCTCTCCGCTCTCCAACGTGTCTGCTCCAGCGGCCGCCTAGCTCTGGCCCTGCTGGTATTTATCGGTCTGATTGGGGTCTTGACGGTCGTATTTGGCATCACAG gccacagagctggcagcgaTCTGAAGAGGATGGAGGCGGCTCTCCAGAGGGTCAATCGCTCAGTCTCCACGGAGACGGCCGCCCTGAGGCAGAAGG AGACAGAGGACTTGAAGAAACTAGTCAAGTTGGACCAGGCAGTGAAACACCTGACCGAAGCAATGGACAAAG TGAAGACTGAGGTCCAGGGCAAAATTGTCACACTGCGGAACACCCTTCGGACTGTGAATTGTGACGTGCAGGACATTAAGCACAACCGAACAG CTAGCAAAGCAGCCTGCTGCCCTGCGGGGTGGGATTCCTTCAGCAGGAGCTGCTACTGGGTCTCCAAAGCAGAGAAGCCCTGGGAGGAAGCCAAAGTGGACTGTGAAGACCGCGACGCTCACCTGGCCACCATCACCTCCTACCTCGAGCAA CAATTTGTGGCCCAGCGCACAAAGCCTCG AGACTGGAAACCTGGACAGCCCTATTCTCACAGACTAGGGGAGCAGCGGACATGCGCCCACCTTCACCGGGACGGGCTGTGGAACGAAGAGCATTGCTCACGCCGATACAACTGGGTGTGTGAGATAGACCTCAAGGGCTGA
- the LOC129340408 gene encoding asialoglycoprotein receptor 1-like, translating to MATSFVNSSASEPEPMVSQDYQDFKSLDEADEGGKPLGRAPHSAWQRICPTNRLLLLLMGLCIVLSILVLTLGIKGAQLGTDQQQTWESLRSFNKTISVGLTSVRRKRNSTGSKLATLEQTLSRESNETERVKIRLESLLQILEQDSNTLRCQVVEVKSNGSKSGCCPKGWVVNQKSCYWMSHSQRSWPEAKRDCEGKDSHLVIINSPDERQFVNERRRSAFMWIGLTDSSGSWKWVDGTGYTVQAEDWGEGQPDHWYGHGLGGGEDCVHTFPDGLWNDNHCSRSFAWMCEQELRV from the exons CTCCAGCGCCTCGGAACCTGAACCCATGGTATCCCAGGACTACCAAGACTTCAAGTCTCTGGACGAGGCAGACGAAGGCGGGAAGCCCCTTGGGAGAG CGCCCCACTCTGCGTGGCAACGCATCTGCCCCACGaaccgcctcctcctcctcctgatggGCCTCTGCATTGTACTCAGCATCCTGGTCCTTACGCTGGGCATCAAGG GGGCCCAGCTTGGCACAGATCAGCAGCAGACGTGGGAATCCCTCAGAAGCTTTAACAAGACCATCTCTGTGGGCCTCACCAGCGTCCGGCgcaaga ggaaCAGCACTGGGTCGAAACTGGCCACGCTGGAGCAAACCTTGAGCCGTGAGAGCAACGAGACAGAAAGAG TCAAGATACGGCTGGAAAGCTTGCTGCAGATCCTGGAACAGGACTCGAACACGCTGCGCTGTCAGGTGGTGGAGGTGAAAAGCAACG GGAGTAAGTCCGGCTGCTGCCCCAAGGGCTGGGTGGTCAATCAGAAGAGTTGCTACTGGATGTCCCATTCACAGCGGTCGTGGCCGGAGGCCAAACGCGACTGTGAAGGCAAAGATTCCCACCTGGTCATCATCAATTCACCCGACGAGAGA CAATTTGTGAATGAACGCCGGAGGTCAGCTTTCATGTGGATCGGCCTGACTGATTCCAGCGGGAGCTGGAAGTGGGTGGATGGGACAGGCTACACCGTACAGGCAGA GGACTGGGGCGAAGGTCAGCCTGACCACTGGTACGGCCACGGGCTCGGGGGAGGGGAGGACTGCGTCCACACTTTTCCTGACGGTCTCTGGAATGACAACCACTGTTCTCGCTCCTTCGCCTGGATGTGTGAGCAGGAGCTCAGGGTTTAG